In the Campylobacter sp. MIT 12-8780 genome, one interval contains:
- a CDS encoding acylneuraminate cytidylyltransferase family protein — protein sequence MNNNILCTICARAGSKGLKNKNIKKIEGLELIAYSIIQAKNSGLFKHIVISTDSDEIAHVALKYGGEVFFKRKAELASDKAAKVPVMRDALLQSEAHFNTTFDTLIDLDATAPLRRSEDIKKAYELFKQSGKENLITAVPARRNPYFNLIEIKENGAIDTAKTYASTTRQDAPKCYDMNASIYIFQRQRLLESDSVFGTKTALYVMNEESAFDVDSEFDFKIVEFLIKSKKLKQEEL from the coding sequence ATGAACAATAATATACTTTGCACCATTTGTGCTAGAGCTGGAAGCAAAGGGCTTAAAAACAAAAATATTAAAAAGATAGAAGGGCTTGAGCTTATAGCTTATAGTATTATACAAGCTAAAAATTCAGGGCTTTTTAAACATATAGTCATTAGCACAGATAGCGATGAAATAGCTCATGTAGCCTTAAAATATGGAGGCGAGGTTTTTTTCAAAAGAAAGGCAGAGCTTGCAAGCGATAAGGCAGCTAAAGTGCCTGTTATGCGTGATGCTTTGCTTCAAAGTGAAGCGCATTTTAATACCACTTTTGATACCCTCATCGATCTTGATGCGACTGCGCCTTTAAGAAGGAGCGAGGATATAAAAAAAGCCTATGAGCTTTTTAAGCAAAGTGGCAAGGAAAATTTAATCACAGCTGTGCCTGCAAGACGCAATCCTTATTTTAATCTCATAGAAATAAAAGAAAATGGTGCCATTGATACAGCTAAAACTTATGCTTCAACTACGCGTCAAGATGCTCCAAAATGCTATGATATGAACGCAAGTATTTATATTTTTCAAAGACAAAGATTGCTTGAAAGTGATAGTGTTTTTGGAACGAAAACTGCTTTATATGTGATGAATGAAGAAAGTGCTTTTGATGTGGATAGTGAATTTGACTTTAAGATAGTTGAGTTTTTAATCAAAAGTAAAAAGCTTAAACAAGAGGAATTGTAA
- a CDS encoding nucleotidyltransferase family protein — protein MDLNALKLKINSSGKEALKVLGKERARIALVMNDEDKLIGVITDADLRKALLEGYDLNSSIENIYTQNPKTITSKTSNDEIFALASRYDIYDFPVLDQKGRVVKILSVAKMLETKKRSNKVVLMLGGLGSRLAPLTNDTPKPLLKVGSKPILQTIVERFAKQGFCNFIFCVNYKSEMIEAYFKNGSEFGVNIEYIHEQKRLGTAGALSLLDKNLFNESFFVMNGDILAELDFNAILKQHKRKEAHASMCVRKFSYQVPYGVVNCDEEQILSIEEKPSFEFLVSAGIYVLEPGILDFLKQNEYLDMPDLFNLLLKEQKKLVSYEIKDYWIDIGRFDEYQRANDEFKS, from the coding sequence ATGGATTTAAATGCCCTTAAGCTTAAGATAAACTCAAGCGGTAAAGAAGCCTTAAAGGTTCTTGGCAAAGAAAGAGCTAGGATAGCTTTGGTGATGAATGATGAGGACAAGCTCATTGGCGTTATCACTGATGCGGATTTGCGAAAAGCCTTGCTTGAGGGCTATGATCTCAACTCAAGCATAGAAAATATTTATACTCAAAATCCCAAAACCATCACTTCTAAAACAAGCAATGATGAAATTTTTGCCCTTGCTTCAAGATATGATATTTATGATTTTCCTGTGCTTGATCAAAAAGGTAGGGTTGTAAAAATCTTAAGCGTTGCAAAAATGCTTGAAACCAAAAAGCGAAGCAACAAAGTCGTTTTAATGCTTGGCGGACTTGGCAGCCGCCTAGCTCCACTTACAAACGATACGCCAAAACCCTTGCTTAAAGTTGGCTCAAAGCCCATTTTACAAACCATAGTTGAACGCTTTGCTAAACAAGGCTTTTGTAATTTTATCTTTTGTGTTAATTATAAAAGCGAGATGATAGAAGCGTATTTTAAAAATGGCAGCGAATTTGGCGTAAATATAGAGTATATACACGAGCAAAAAAGGCTTGGCACAGCTGGGGCTTTGTCTTTACTTGATAAGAATTTATTCAATGAAAGTTTTTTTGTAATGAATGGAGACATTTTAGCCGAGCTTGATTTTAACGCTATTTTAAAACAGCACAAAAGAAAAGAAGCACATGCGAGTATGTGTGTGAGAAAATTTAGCTATCAAGTGCCTTATGGGGTGGTAAATTGCGATGAGGAACAAATTCTTAGCATAGAAGAAAAACCGAGTTTTGAGTTTTTAGTTAGTGCTGGAATTTATGTTTTAGAGCCTGGAATTTTGGACTTTTTAAAGCAAAATGAGTATTTGGATATGCCTGATTTATTTAACCTGCTTTTAAAAGAGCAAAAAAAGCTAGTTAGTTATGAGATTAAGGATTATTGGATAGATATAGGAAGATTTGATGAATACCAAAGGGCAAATGATGAGTTTAAGTCCTAA
- a CDS encoding gfo/Idh/MocA family oxidoreductase, whose translation MNTKGQMMSLSPKRVLIIGFGSIGKKHFLALNKQNLSVDIVSKSADFSSLKAEFKELSNPTLLENTQIYKSLKELDLNTYKLFIIANITTAHFDTLSFLDKKVQDKIILVEKPLFENYKKFTPSGKNEIFIAYLLRFNQSIMRLKALLEEEIQKGQMPYFTSFVCHSYLPSWRKLDYRQNYSAKKELGGGVMLDLSHELDLALFFFDKLKLSFAQSKQISELEINSDDFAFLALSSKKCPIIHIQLDYFSKFNQRVIQISTPSKSFELNLNENFIKIYDTKQNCTLIKTEDNTIKTLESLHKAVFKKDKRLCSLKEAKKLLKLIKKAKNEQ comes from the coding sequence ATGAATACCAAAGGGCAAATGATGAGTTTAAGTCCTAAAAGAGTTTTAATCATAGGCTTTGGAAGCATAGGAAAAAAGCATTTTTTAGCCCTTAATAAGCAAAACTTAAGCGTTGATATAGTCTCAAAATCAGCTGATTTTTCAAGTTTAAAAGCTGAATTTAAAGAACTTTCAAACCCTACCCTACTTGAAAATACACAAATTTATAAAAGCCTTAAAGAGCTTGATTTAAATACATACAAGCTTTTCATTATAGCAAACATTACCACAGCACATTTTGATACGCTTAGCTTTCTTGATAAAAAAGTGCAAGATAAAATCATACTTGTAGAAAAACCTTTGTTTGAAAACTATAAAAAATTTACTCCAAGTGGAAAAAATGAAATTTTCATCGCCTATTTACTTCGCTTTAATCAAAGCATTATGCGTTTAAAAGCACTTTTAGAAGAAGAAATTCAAAAGGGGCAAATGCCTTATTTTACAAGTTTTGTATGTCATTCTTATCTGCCTTCTTGGAGAAAGCTTGATTATAGGCAAAATTATAGTGCAAAAAAAGAGCTTGGCGGTGGGGTTATGCTTGATCTTTCTCATGAGCTTGATTTGGCTTTATTTTTCTTTGATAAGCTTAAACTTAGCTTTGCTCAAAGCAAGCAAATTTCAGAGCTTGAAATAAATAGCGATGATTTTGCTTTTTTGGCACTAAGTTCTAAAAAATGCCCTATAATTCATATCCAGCTTGATTATTTTAGCAAATTTAATCAAAGAGTGATACAAATTAGCACGCCCTCAAAAAGCTTTGAGCTCAATTTAAATGAAAATTTTATAAAAATTTATGATACAAAACAAAACTGCACCCTAATCAAAACCGAGGATAACACCATAAAAACACTTGAAAGCTTGCATAAAGCAGTATTTAAAAAAGATAAAAGGTTATGCTCTTTAAAAGAAGCAAAAAAGCTTTTAAAACTCATAAAAAAGGCAAAAAATGAACAATAA
- the neuC gene encoding UDP-N-acetylglucosamine 2-epimerase, translating into MKTSPLKPASNKTQKRKICVISATRAEWYLLSRLCKEIQADENLELQLIITGAHLSQNQGLTYKEIEQEFKINKKIQILLANDDKIALCKTMGLAFISLSEALAELSPDIALILGDRYEMLAVASTCLLMHIPLAHLCGGELTLGAFDDSIRHAITKMAHLHFVSTALYKKRVEQLGEESSKVFNVGSLAGELILNTKLLSKKELEKSLNFSFDKNIYLITYHPTTLRLQSLQDEVKMLLDSLDTLENASLIFTKANADEMGLFINEKLQSYCEKNAHKARLFDNLGSQKYLSLMKIAKAVVGNSSSGISEAVFFKSPCINIGDRQKGRLRTINIIDTPMNELKKAFEMLENKAFKAKLQNLKNPYKNKNASKMIKEVLKKVDLSTILQKKFIDLK; encoded by the coding sequence ATGAAAACAAGCCCTTTAAAGCCAGCAAGCAACAAAACGCAAAAAAGAAAAATTTGTGTGATTTCAGCAACAAGGGCGGAGTGGTATTTACTTTCAAGGCTTTGTAAAGAAATACAAGCTGATGAAAACTTAGAACTTCAGCTTATCATAACTGGAGCACATTTAAGCCAAAATCAAGGGCTAACTTATAAAGAGATAGAGCAAGAATTTAAAATCAATAAAAAAATTCAAATTCTACTAGCAAATGATGATAAAATAGCACTTTGCAAGACTATGGGCTTAGCTTTTATCTCTTTAAGCGAGGCTTTAGCAGAACTTAGTCCTGACATCGCCCTTATCTTAGGTGATCGTTATGAAATGCTTGCAGTGGCTAGCACCTGCTTGCTTATGCATATACCTTTGGCTCATTTATGCGGTGGAGAGCTTACTTTAGGGGCATTTGATGATAGTATAAGGCATGCCATTACGAAAATGGCTCATCTTCATTTTGTAAGCACAGCCCTTTATAAAAAGCGGGTAGAACAGCTTGGCGAAGAGAGTTCAAAAGTCTTTAATGTAGGCTCTTTAGCTGGCGAGCTTATTTTAAACACAAAGCTTTTAAGCAAAAAAGAGCTTGAAAAAAGCCTTAATTTTAGCTTTGATAAAAATATTTATCTCATCACTTATCACCCAACAACCTTAAGGCTTCAAAGCCTGCAAGATGAAGTTAAAATGCTACTTGATAGCTTAGATACACTTGAAAATGCAAGCCTTATTTTTACTAAGGCAAATGCTGATGAAATGGGGCTTTTTATAAATGAAAAGCTTCAAAGTTACTGCGAAAAAAACGCTCATAAAGCAAGGCTTTTTGATAATCTTGGCTCACAAAAATACCTCAGCCTGATGAAAATAGCAAAGGCTGTTGTAGGCAATTCCTCAAGTGGCATTAGCGAGGCTGTGTTTTTTAAAAGCCCTTGCATTAACATAGGCGATCGCCAAAAAGGGCGTCTAAGAACAATCAATATCATCGATACGCCCATGAATGAACTTAAAAAAGCCTTTGAAATGCTTGAAAATAAGGCTTTTAAAGCAAAATTACAAAATCTTAAAAATCCTTATAAAAACAAAAACGCAAGCAAAATGATTAAAGAAGTATTAAAAAAAGTCGATTTAAGCACAATTTTACAAAAAAAATTTATTGATTTAAAATGA
- the neuB gene encoding N-acetylneuraminate synthase, with translation MQKTLIIAEAGVNHNGDLNMAKKLIEVACEAGADFVKFQSFKTEEVVSLNAPKAAYQLENALDKNESQFEMIKKLELDKKAHLELIKHCKKCGIAFLSTPFDLPSIALLDELGLDIFKIPSGEITNLPLLKAIAKLDKKVILSTGMSDINEIENALNILIQNGTKAENISILHANTAYPTPFEDMNLNAIKSLQKTFSKHKIGLSDHSLGIHCAVAAVALGASIIEKHFTLDKNLAGPDHKASLEPHELKAMIKAIRECELALGDGIKKISASEKENLCIARKSLVAKKEIKKGELFTELNLSTKRPANGISAMRYDEFIGRRANKDYEKDELIQE, from the coding sequence ATGCAAAAAACGCTCATTATCGCTGAAGCTGGGGTAAATCATAATGGGGATTTAAACATGGCAAAAAAGCTTATTGAAGTAGCTTGCGAGGCTGGGGCTGATTTTGTGAAATTTCAAAGCTTTAAAACCGAAGAAGTCGTCAGTCTAAATGCTCCAAAAGCTGCTTATCAGCTTGAAAATGCCCTTGATAAAAATGAAAGCCAATTTGAGATGATTAAAAAGCTTGAGCTTGATAAAAAGGCTCATTTAGAGCTTATTAAACATTGCAAGAAATGTGGCATTGCCTTTCTTTCTACCCCTTTTGATCTACCTAGCATTGCTCTTTTAGATGAACTAGGACTTGATATTTTTAAAATTCCAAGTGGAGAAATCACGAATTTACCTCTACTTAAAGCCATAGCAAAACTAGATAAAAAAGTGATTTTAAGCACAGGAATGAGTGATATAAACGAGATTGAAAATGCCTTAAACATTTTAATTCAAAATGGCACAAAGGCTGAAAATATCAGCATTTTACATGCTAATACAGCCTATCCAACCCCTTTTGAGGATATGAACTTAAATGCCATAAAAAGCCTACAAAAAACCTTTAGCAAACACAAAATCGGACTTTCAGATCACAGCCTTGGGATACATTGTGCTGTAGCTGCGGTGGCTTTGGGAGCTAGCATTATAGAAAAGCATTTTACCCTTGATAAAAACTTAGCTGGACCAGATCATAAGGCTAGCCTTGAACCTCATGAGTTAAAAGCTATGATAAAAGCTATAAGAGAATGCGAGCTTGCCTTAGGAGATGGGATCAAAAAAATCAGTGCTAGCGAAAAAGAAAATCTATGCATTGCGAGAAAAAGCCTTGTTGCAAAGAAAGAGATTAAAAAAGGCGAGCTTTTTACTGAGCTTAATTTAAGCACCAAACGCCCAGCAAATGGCATAAGTGCTATGCGTTATGATGAGTTTATAGGACGCAGGGCAAATAAAGATTATGAAAAAGATGAATTGATACAAGAATGA